The Halorientalis sp. IM1011 genome window below encodes:
- a CDS encoding glycerophosphodiester phosphodiesterase yields MRLVAHRGFDEQYSANTVAAVEGAVPHADMIELDIHRCASGELVVAHDALVDIGLDGVDHVDELTASELAALDAHGGEGIQTLAAVLDSIPADVGVNLELKESDITEQALSMAESTPHEVIVSSFDPEALRGVHPERRADVDLAYVLGLTPNDDLTVARELDCGYVHPNAWQCLLTGVVGAAHDAGLGVNAWTVDSRPGAWALQRRGVDGLIASSPHVTEWVE; encoded by the coding sequence ATGCGGCTCGTTGCCCATCGCGGCTTCGACGAGCAGTACTCGGCGAACACGGTCGCAGCCGTGGAAGGGGCGGTTCCACACGCGGACATGATCGAACTCGACATCCACCGGTGTGCGTCGGGCGAACTCGTCGTCGCGCACGACGCGCTCGTGGACATCGGCCTCGACGGTGTCGACCATGTGGACGAATTGACCGCGTCGGAACTCGCCGCGCTCGACGCCCACGGCGGCGAAGGGATCCAGACTCTCGCCGCCGTTCTCGACTCGATCCCCGCCGACGTGGGCGTCAATCTGGAACTCAAAGAGTCCGATATCACCGAGCAGGCCCTCTCGATGGCCGAATCGACGCCACACGAGGTCATCGTCTCGTCGTTCGACCCCGAGGCACTCCGTGGCGTCCACCCCGAAAGGCGTGCGGACGTGGATCTGGCTTACGTCCTCGGACTGACACCGAACGACGACCTCACGGTCGCGCGGGAGCTCGATTGTGGGTACGTCCACCCGAACGCGTGGCAGTGCCTGCTGACCGGCGTCGTCGGCGCCGCTCACGACGCGGGACTCGGGGTCAACGCCTGGACCGTCGACTCCAGGCCCGGTGCCTGGGCGCTCCAACGACGCGGCGTCGACGGACTCATCGCGAGTTCCCCGCACGTGACCGAATGGGTCGAATGA
- a CDS encoding alpha/beta fold hydrolase — MATVTHDGRETAYWVDELGADGPVVLFVHGSGQRHDVWREQTGREGYTAATLDLSGHGESEDVDTEAGPETMAAYVEDVAAVAREVDADVIVGHSLGGAVVQTLVLEDAYDPEAVVLAGTGAKLGIGEDVGALLGDDVEPILQFMRSANVLFEDTDHPAAGPTDDLMREVGIRMLTRDLSTCDTFDVRDRLDEITVPALCIVGDNDSLTPPTFSEYLVENLPDAEYAEVPGTSHMAMLENSEAFNEGLDAFLTDRVR, encoded by the coding sequence ATGGCGACGGTGACACACGACGGTCGCGAGACGGCGTACTGGGTCGACGAGTTGGGCGCGGACGGACCGGTCGTCCTGTTCGTGCACGGGAGCGGGCAACGCCACGACGTGTGGCGCGAACAGACCGGTCGAGAGGGCTACACCGCCGCGACACTCGATCTCAGCGGTCACGGCGAGTCCGAGGACGTCGACACGGAGGCCGGTCCCGAGACCATGGCCGCGTACGTCGAGGACGTGGCGGCGGTGGCCCGCGAGGTCGACGCCGACGTGATCGTGGGCCACTCGCTGGGCGGGGCGGTCGTCCAGACGCTCGTCCTCGAAGACGCCTACGACCCCGAGGCGGTCGTCCTCGCGGGCACGGGCGCGAAACTCGGCATCGGCGAGGACGTTGGCGCGCTGCTGGGCGACGACGTCGAACCCATCCTCCAGTTCATGCGGTCGGCGAACGTCCTCTTCGAGGACACCGACCACCCGGCCGCGGGACCCACCGACGACCTCATGCGGGAGGTCGGTATCCGGATGTTAACCCGGGACCTCTCGACCTGTGACACCTTCGACGTGCGCGACCGACTGGACGAGATCACAGTGCCGGCGCTCTGTATCGTCGGCGACAACGACTCGCTGACCCCGCCGACCTTCTCGGAGTACCTCGTCGAGAATCTCCCCGATGCCGAGTACGCCGAGGTACCCGGCACGAGTCACATGGCGATGCTTGAGAATTCCGAGGCGTTCAACGAGGGACTGGACGCGTTCCTGACGGATCGGGTCCGCTGA
- a CDS encoding CDC48 family AAA ATPase, whose protein sequence is MRLTVKPLKQKDAGRGLAAIDRAAMSEMGVENGDYIVIEGQNSGRAVARVWPGYPEDEGQDVVRIDGQLRQEANVGIDDTVEVEDADVQPATSITVALPQNLRVRGNVGPHIRNKLSGQAVTTGQTVPFSLGLGPLSSMSGQKIPLKIAETDPSGTVVVTDSTDIQVSEKPAEQIVGERGGGAASQETPNVTYEDIGGLDDELEQVREMIELPMRHPELFQQLGIEPPKGVLLHGPPGTGKTLMAKAVANEIDAYFTNISGPEIMSKYYGESEEQLREVFEEAEENAPAIVFIDEIDSIAPKRGETSGDVERRVVAQLLSLMDGLDERNEVVVIGATNRVDSIDPALRRGGRFDREIEIGVPDKDGRKEILQVHTRGMPLADGIDLDQYAENTHGFVGADLESLTKESAMNALRRIRPELDLESEEIDAEVLERLQVSEADFKDALKGIEPSALREVFVEVPDTTWDDVGGLDDTKERLRETIQWPLEYPEVFDTMDMQAAKGVLMYGPPGTGKTLLAKAVANEAQSNFISVKGPELLNKFVGESEKGVREIFEKARANAPTVIFFDEIDSIAGERGGQATDSGVGERVVSQLLTELDGIEALEDVVVIATSNRPDLIDSALLRPGRLDRHVHVPVPDEDGRRKILEVHTRNKPLADDVDLDALARKTEGYVGADIEALTREASMAASREFINSVSPEEVGESVGNVRVTMDHFEHALDQVGASVDEETRERYDEIEDRFDTAEPAVEEETVSRTFQ, encoded by the coding sequence ATGAGACTCACCGTCAAGCCCCTGAAGCAGAAGGACGCGGGTCGCGGCCTGGCCGCCATCGACCGCGCGGCCATGTCCGAGATGGGCGTCGAGAACGGCGACTACATCGTCATCGAGGGTCAGAACAGCGGCCGCGCAGTCGCTCGCGTCTGGCCCGGCTACCCCGAGGACGAGGGTCAGGACGTCGTGCGGATCGACGGCCAGCTCCGCCAGGAAGCCAACGTCGGCATCGACGACACCGTCGAAGTCGAAGACGCCGACGTCCAGCCCGCGACCTCGATCACGGTCGCGCTCCCCCAGAACCTCCGGGTTCGGGGCAACGTCGGACCCCACATCCGAAACAAGCTCTCCGGACAGGCCGTCACGACCGGGCAGACGGTCCCGTTCTCGCTCGGCCTCGGCCCCCTCTCGTCGATGTCCGGCCAGAAGATCCCGCTGAAGATCGCCGAGACTGACCCCTCTGGAACCGTGGTCGTCACCGACTCGACGGACATCCAGGTGAGCGAGAAGCCCGCCGAGCAGATCGTCGGCGAGCGCGGCGGCGGCGCGGCCAGCCAGGAGACCCCGAACGTCACCTACGAGGACATCGGCGGCCTCGACGACGAACTCGAACAGGTCCGGGAGATGATCGAACTCCCGATGCGCCACCCCGAGCTGTTCCAGCAGCTCGGCATCGAGCCGCCGAAAGGCGTCCTCCTGCACGGCCCGCCGGGCACGGGGAAGACCCTGATGGCCAAGGCAGTCGCCAACGAGATCGACGCCTACTTCACGAACATCTCGGGCCCCGAGATCATGTCGAAGTACTACGGGGAGAGCGAGGAGCAACTCCGTGAGGTGTTCGAGGAGGCAGAAGAGAACGCCCCGGCCATCGTCTTCATCGACGAGATCGACTCCATCGCGCCCAAGCGCGGCGAGACCTCCGGCGACGTGGAGCGCCGGGTCGTCGCCCAGTTGCTCTCGCTGATGGACGGCCTCGACGAGCGCAACGAAGTGGTCGTCATCGGCGCGACCAACCGGGTCGACAGCATCGACCCCGCGTTGCGCCGAGGCGGCCGCTTCGACCGCGAGATCGAGATCGGCGTCCCGGACAAGGACGGCCGCAAGGAGATCCTGCAGGTCCACACCCGCGGGATGCCCCTGGCCGACGGGATCGACCTCGATCAGTACGCCGAGAACACCCACGGGTTCGTCGGCGCGGATCTGGAATCGCTGACCAAGGAGTCGGCGATGAACGCGCTCCGGCGCATCCGCCCCGAACTCGACCTGGAGAGTGAGGAGATCGACGCGGAGGTCCTCGAACGGTTGCAGGTCTCCGAAGCCGACTTCAAGGACGCGCTGAAGGGGATCGAACCCTCCGCGCTCCGTGAAGTGTTCGTCGAGGTCCCCGACACCACGTGGGACGACGTGGGCGGTCTCGACGACACCAAAGAGCGGCTCCGGGAGACCATCCAGTGGCCTCTGGAGTACCCCGAGGTGTTCGACACGATGGACATGCAGGCCGCCAAGGGCGTCCTCATGTACGGCCCGCCGGGCACGGGGAAGACGCTGCTCGCGAAGGCCGTCGCCAACGAGGCCCAGTCGAACTTCATCTCGGTCAAGGGCCCCGAACTGCTGAACAAGTTCGTGGGCGAGTCCGAGAAGGGCGTCCGCGAGATCTTCGAGAAGGCACGGGCGAACGCACCGACCGTGATCTTCTTCGACGAGATCGACTCGATCGCGGGCGAGCGCGGCGGGCAGGCGACCGACTCCGGCGTCGGCGAGCGCGTCGTCTCCCAGCTGCTGACCGAACTCGACGGCATCGAGGCCCTCGAAGACGTGGTCGTGATCGCCACCTCGAACCGGCCGGACCTGATCGACTCGGCGCTCCTGCGCCCCGGTCGGCTGGACCGCCACGTCCACGTCCCCGTCCCCGACGAGGACGGCCGCCGGAAGATCCTCGAGGTCCACACCCGGAACAAGCCCCTGGCCGACGACGTGGATCTGGACGCGCTGGCCCGCAAGACCGAGGGTTACGTCGGTGCCGACATCGAGGCGCTGACCCGCGAGGCCTCCATGGCCGCCTCCCGGGAGTTCATCAACAGCGTCTCCCCCGAAGAGGTCGGTGAGAGCGTGGGCAACGTCCGCGTGACGATGGACCACTTCGAGCACGCGCTCGATCAGGTCGGTGCCAGCGTCGACGAGGAGACCCGCGAGCGCTACGACGAGATCGAAGATCGCTTCGACACGGCCGAACCCGCGGTCGAGGAAGAGACGGTCAGCCGGACCTTCCAATAG
- a CDS encoding SRPBCC family protein, which translates to MAIRSQDTGHERENGRSQDDETTGTVPLSDRVTRGASGVIGLALLVRGLRRRSARGIAMALAGGWLLSRALPKRYRSRSEGDSGGDTMAVSRSITIGKSADDLYEAWRDPTVFSEVMGHFAEVTPSNEDRFHWTVKGPLGRMVSWETKVVESDPGEIVRWETPAKAILSNAGEVRFREATGDRGTDVTLTLRFDPPGGPLGDAALRRLGLVPRELAGVALSRFKSLVESGSIPTLQGNPSGRGRGDRL; encoded by the coding sequence ATGGCGATACGATCACAGGATACCGGACACGAACGGGAGAACGGTCGATCGCAGGACGACGAGACGACGGGGACGGTACCGCTTTCGGACAGAGTGACACGCGGTGCGTCGGGGGTGATCGGCCTCGCGCTCCTCGTCCGCGGCCTCCGGCGGCGCTCGGCGCGCGGAATCGCGATGGCGCTCGCCGGCGGCTGGTTGCTATCCCGTGCGTTGCCGAAGCGATATCGCTCGCGGAGCGAGGGTGATTCCGGCGGCGACACGATGGCCGTCAGCCGCTCCATCACGATCGGGAAGTCGGCCGACGACCTCTACGAGGCCTGGCGCGACCCGACTGTGTTCTCGGAGGTGATGGGCCACTTCGCCGAGGTCACTCCCTCGAACGAGGACCGGTTTCACTGGACCGTCAAGGGGCCGCTCGGCCGGATGGTCTCCTGGGAGACGAAGGTCGTGGAGTCCGACCCCGGCGAGATCGTCCGCTGGGAGACGCCGGCAAAGGCGATACTCTCGAACGCGGGCGAGGTTCGCTTCCGCGAGGCGACCGGCGACCGGGGGACCGACGTGACGCTCACGCTCCGGTTCGATCCGCCGGGTGGCCCGCTCGGCGACGCGGCGCTGCGGCGACTCGGTCTCGTCCCCAGGGAACTCGCCGGCGTGGCGCTATCCCGGTTCAAGAGCCTCGTCGAGAGCGGGTCGATCCCGACGCTCCAGGGGAACCCGTCC